GGGGTCGAGGTCGTCGGAACCGTCGCCACACGGCGCCAGGGGATCGCCGAGCTCGTCGAGGCGATGGGGCGCGCCAGGATCGGGAGCGCGCCGACCGAGTACCCCGAACCGGTGCGCGCGGCCGCCGACGCGCTGGCCATCCTGATGCCCGATGCCCCGGTGTCGCGCCGCGCGCTCGCCCTGATGGTCCTGGCGGGGGACGAGACGCTGGCCGGCTGGCTCCGCGAGCGCGTCAGCGCCGAGGCCCTGCACTCGGTGGAGGAGATCCGCCAGCGGACGCGCCGGGCCTACCGGGAGCCGCTGAACTACGTGATCAACCAGGCTCGCCTTCGCGCCGCCTGGAAGATCGCCGCTCAGGTGCGCGGACGCACGCGCGAGGAGCTTTCACCACGGGGCGCCCTGGCCTCGCGGGCCGAGACGCTCACGACGCATCCGCTGTGGGGCCTTCCGGTCCTCCTGGGCGTTCTCTACGTCGCCTACCTCTTCGTCGGGAAGCTCGGCGCAGGGACGCTCGTCAACCTGCTCGAGAACGGCCTGTTCGGGAGATGGATCAACCCATGGGCGATCGCCATCGCGAACCGGACGATTCCCTGGGCTTTCTTGAGGGACCTCGTCGTCGGGCCTTACGGATTCCTCACCATGGCGATCACCTACGCGCTCGCCCTGGTCCTCCCCATCGTGGGGACGTTCTTCATCGCCTTCGGAGTCCTGGAGGATTCCGGCTACCTTCCACGTCTCGCGGTGATGGTGAACCGGGTCTTCAAGCGGATGGGGCTGAACGGCAAGGCGGTCCTCCCGATGGTCCTCGGGCTCGGATGCGACACGATGGCGACCCTGACGACGCGGATTCTCGAGACGCGCAAGGAGCGGCTCATCGTCATCCTGCTCCTCGCGCTCGGGGTTCCCTGCTCCGCCCAGCTGACGGTCGTGCTCGCGATGCTCGGGTCGCTCTCCCTTCTCGCGACCGCGATCTGGCTCGGCGTCGTGCTGGGGGTGATCTTCCTGGTGGGGATGCTCGCGGCCCGGGTCCTCCCGGGGCGGGGCAGCGACTTCGTCCTTGAGCTTCCGCCCCTCAGGATCCCGCGGCCGGGCAACATCGTCGTGAAGACGCTGGCGAGGATCGAGTGGTACCTCAAGGAGGCGGTCCCGCTGTTCGTCCTCGGGACGCTGATCCTCTTCGCCCTGGACCGCCTGAATCTGCTGGGAGCGATGGAGCGCGCGGCGGAGCCCGTCCTCTCGGGGCTCCTCGGCCTTCCCAGAGAGACCGCCGAGGCGTTCGTGATCGGGTTCCTGCGCCGCGACTTCGGGGCCGCCGGGCTCTACCACATGGCGGGGGCCGGCCAGCTCACCCCGGCCCAGGTCCTCGTCGCGGTGGTCACGATCACCCTGTTCATCCCCTGCATCGCGAACTTCTTCATGATGGTCAAGGAGCGTGGCTGGAAAACGGGGATCGCCATCGCGTCGTTCATTTTCCCGTTCGCCCTCGCCGTCGGGACCGCGCTCAACTGGCTGCTGCGCGTGTTCCCGCTCCCCCTAAGATGAGCAGCGCGGGCCCTCCCGTCCCGGGCGGGATCGTCGGAAAGCCGGCCTCTCTCGACGTCGCCGCCTTGGACCACGCGGCCGCCCCCGCCGACCTGCCGTTCTCGCCGGCGCCGGACGAGCCAGGAAACGCGTCGGTGTTCGGCTGTCCGCTCTGCGGGATGCGATTCGCCCACGGAGGGCTCGCCTGTTCCGCCTGCCCCTTGAACCTCGGCTGCGAGATCGTCCATTGTCCCAACTGCGGCTTCCAGTTTCCTCGCTCGTCGCGGCTCGTCGACTGGGCGCGCCGCTGGCTGCGGCGAGCCCGGGGAGACCGATCGTGAGCCACCACAAGGACCTCGCCGGGCACGAGATCGAGGAGCTGGCGGAGACGCTCTGGCACCTCGAGGAGGGGGGCACCGATCGGCTGGAGGATCTCCGCCGCGAGAGCGACGCGGCGGACCTCGACGCTCTCCTCGGGCGCGCCCGGGAACTGGGCCTCGCCGAGGTCGCGGACGGCGGGGTCATCCTCACCGCGCAGGGGCGGGAACTTGCGGAGCGACAGGTCCGGCGGCACCGGCTGGCGGAGCTCCTCCTGTCCACGGTCCTCGAGGTCGGCGACGAACAGGCGGTCGAGCGGAGCGCTTGCGTGATGGAGCACGTGCTCGGCGCGGCGGTCACCGACTCGGTCTGCGCGTTCCTGGGTCACCCGAAGTTCTGCCCGCACGGGAGGCCGATCCCGTCGGGCCGATGCTGCCGCTCCTTCTCGAACGCCATCGAGCCGCTGGTCCAGCCGTTGGCCCGACTCGCGGTCGGATCGACGGCACGGATCGTCTACATCGTCCCCCGGGATGCCGAGCGCCTCGTGCGCCTGTCCACGCTCGGCGTCGTCCCCGGCGCCACGCTCAAGCTCCAGCAGAAAGCCCCGGCGACGGTCCTGAGGATCGGCGAGACCACTCTCGCCGTCGATCCGGAGATCTCCGGGGAGATCTTCGTCAAGCGCTTCGAGGAATAGGCTGCTCGCGAGCCCCGCCGTTGCCACGCCTCGACCTTCGCCCCTATAATCCGGACGAGAAGGGTTGGGAGGGACGAGAGAAGCCTATGAGAGCCAGAGCGATCCTGTTCGTGCTCGCACTCGCGGTGTGGCCGCTCGCTCCCGCGCTCGCCCAGGGGGTCTCGGAGGCAAAGGGGCTGGTCGTCGACGGTGACGGCAACCCGGTCGTCGGCGCGGAGATCGTGTTCACCAACTTCATGCCGCCGAACCGCGTCTACACCCAGAAAACCGACAAGAAGGGTCGATTCTGGATGCCGAATCTCCTCCACCAGCCGTTCGACAAGAGCGGCCTGGGCAAGTGGAGGGTGACGATCAACGCCGACGGGTACACGACCGCGAAGGTGAAGATCGAGAGCCGACACGCCGACAGGACCCTCGTCGCCGACCCGTTCGAGACGAAGATCCGCATCGGCGGCCTGCCGGTGGAAGTGCTCATCTCGGGCCTCGGCCAGGCGACGGTGGATTTCACGCTTTCCAAGGAGGCGCTCCAGGAGGCGCCTTCCAAGACCGCCGCGGTCGTCGAGGATCCCTTCGACGTCGCGCGGGCGAAGTTCCAGAGCGGCGACTACGAGGGAGCGGTCGAGCCGTTCCAGAAAGCGATCGAGGCCAAGCCGGAGGAGGCGGAGCGGCGCTACCTGTTCGCCGCTGCGCTGGTCCGGCTCGATCGCCTGCCGGAGGCGGAGGCGCAGGCCGCGCGAGCCGCGCAGCTCGCGCCCGACAAGGCAGGGGCGAATCTGGTCCTGGCGGAGATCTACAGAAAGAAAGGGGACAACGCGAAGGCGTGGGACGCGATCGAGAAAGAGGCGAAGCTCGCGCCGGAGAACGTCGGCGTTCTCGAGCGAGTCGCATCGCTCGGGTCCGAGATGGGAAAGACGGACGAGGCCATCGTGGCCGCCGAGACGTTGACGCGTCTCAAGCCCGACGACCCGGAGGGGTGGATCACGCTGGGCAGCCTCTACGCCCAAAAGAACGAGCTGGAGAAATCGGAGCGGGCGTTCCGGAAGGTCGTCGATCTCGATCCGTCCAACGCCGCGCAGACCTTCTACAACATCGGCGCGGTCCTGGCGAACAAGCCCGACCCCTCCGACGCGGACAACCGGAAGATCGTCGAGGCGTTGCGCAAGGCGGTCGAGCTCAAGCCCGACTACGCCGCGGCTCACCGGGAGCTGGCCTACGCGTTCCTGAGGACCGGCGACTCGGAAGGCGCCCGCAAGGAGCTGGAGCGGTACCTGCAGCTGGAGCCGAAGGCCTCCGACGCCGCCGAGATCCAGTCCGTCGTCAAGAGCCTGACGAAGAGGAAGTGACCGGCGCGTTCGAGCTCGAGGAGGTGGACGGGCTCCTGCTCGTCAGGTGCCGCGCCCTCGCGGCCATCCCGGGAATCCTCCACGCGTTCTCGACGGCGAGGGAGGGGGTCTCCGCGGGGTTCGACCTCGGCACCGCGCACGCCGGGGATCCTTCGGTCCAGTCGCGCCGGGAGCGATTCCTGGCGGCGGCAGGATTCGTGGGTTGCACCGCGGCGATCGTCCGCCAGGTTCACGGCACGCGGGTGGTCCGCGCCTCCGATACCGCCTCCGAGCCGGAGGCCGATGGGGTGGCGTGGCACTCGGGCGAGCCCGTGGGTCGCATCCCGGCGGTGCGCACCGCGGACTGCGTCCCGATCCTGATGGCCGAACGTCGGGGTCGGGCCGCCGCCGCGCTTCATGCGGGGTGGAGAGGGGCGGCGGCGGGGATGGCTTCGAAGGCAGTCGAGGAGCTGGCGGCCGGGGGGATCCCACCCTCGGACCTGGTAGCGGCCTTGGGCCCCGCGATCCTCGGGTGCTGCTACGAGATCGGATGGGAGGTCGAGGAGGCCTTGGGCGCCTCGGTCCCCGCCGGCCGTGGCGGAGACGTGTCACGCACTGACTCACGGGGGAGGATCAAGGCAGATCTCCACGCCACGATCCGCTGGCAACTTGTCGCGTCCGGCGTGCCCGAGGGGGCGATCCACTGTGCCCCTTGGTGCACCCGATGTCGCGCCGACCTCTTCCACTCGTACCGGCGGCAAGGGGCCAACGCAGGGCGAATGATGGCGTGCATCGGACCGGCCGTCCAGGCCCCCCGCCGGGGAGATCCTTGACGCCGACGCCCCGGTGCGTCACAATCCCCGACTTCGTCCCGAGATGCCGCGATCGGCGAGGGCCGAAGACGCCCTTCCGCGAGAGGGTCGAGTGCGCCCGAGGAGATCAACACCCATGAGCCCAGTCCTCTCTGGATTCCTGGCCGCCGCGCCGCCGCCCGGGGCGCAGCCGCAGCCGCTCTGGTGGACGTTCGGCCCCGTCGTTCTGGTTTTCGTCATCTTCTATTTCCTTCTCATCGCGCCGGCACGGAAGAAACAGAAGCGGCACCAGGAAATGCTCAACGATCTCAAGCCGGGGGACCGCGTAATCACCCAGGGGGGGATCCACGGTACCATTTCTGGCGTGAGCGATGCCGTCGTCCAGCTCAAGATCGCCGATCAGGTCAAGGTCGAGGTGGACAAGCGGTCGATCACGGACAAGGTGCAGTGAGGCGTCAACGCCCCGTGGCCCGAGGGCTGGCGGCGGGAGAGAGGTCGATTCGATGTCCAAGAACATGAGATGGAAGGTCCCCCTCATCGTGGTGGTCGTGGGGCTCGCGGGTTTCTACCTCTACCCCCCCAAGGACCGCATCAACCTGGGGCTCGACCTCCGCGGCGGGTCCCACATCATCATGCAGGTGGAGACCCAGTCCGCGGTCAAGTACGAGATGGATCTGACGGTCAGCCGGATCGGCCAGGCCTTCAAGGACAAGGGTCTTCCGTTTGCCGGAATGGCGACCCCGACGCCGGGCGTCCTCGAGCTCAAGGGCACCGATCCCGCCCGCAGGGGCGACGTCCGCCGGGTCCTCGACGATTACGTCGGGCAGTGGGACATTCGAGACCTCGGCTCGGGGAGCTGGCGGGTCGCGATGCCCCCGATGATCCAGAACACCATCGAGGTCAACGCGGTGGAGACGACGCTCACCACCATCCGGAACCGGATCGACGAGCTGGGGGTGCGTGAGCCGATCGTCCAGAAAGAAGGGATCAAGGGAGACCGCATCCTGATCCAGCTTCCCGGTGTCGAGGATCCCGAGCGTGCGAAAGAGGTGATGCAGGATCCCGCGGTCCTCGAGTGGAAGACCGTCATCTACCCGCCCGGGGTCACGGACTACCAGAACTGGATTCCGCCGACCTCGCAGGAGGAGGCCACCAAGCTGTTCGGCGGGCAGCTTCCGCCGGACACGGTGCTCTACCCCCAGCGCGTCGCGGCTCGGGACGGCACCGGCACCACCACCCTCTGGTGGCCGCTCAACAAGATCTCCACGATCGTCGGCAAC
This sequence is a window from Terriglobia bacterium. Protein-coding genes within it:
- the feoB gene encoding ferrous iron transport protein B, which encodes MATAECRSRASDDARSGVVLVGNPNVGKSALFGALTGRYVTVSNYPGTTVEITSGTLSWGALKQPIRDTPGTNSFIPSSEDERVTRDILLVERPNAVVAVGDAKNLERTILLALQLCEMSVPTVLCLNMLDEADARGIVVDAERLGGLLGVEVVGTVATRRQGIAELVEAMGRARIGSAPTEYPEPVRAAADALAILMPDAPVSRRALALMVLAGDETLAGWLRERVSAEALHSVEEIRQRTRRAYREPLNYVINQARLRAAWKIAAQVRGRTREELSPRGALASRAETLTTHPLWGLPVLLGVLYVAYLFVGKLGAGTLVNLLENGLFGRWINPWAIAIANRTIPWAFLRDLVVGPYGFLTMAITYALALVLPIVGTFFIAFGVLEDSGYLPRLAVMVNRVFKRMGLNGKAVLPMVLGLGCDTMATLTTRILETRKERLIVILLLALGVPCSAQLTVVLAMLGSLSLLATAIWLGVVLGVIFLVGMLAARVLPGRGSDFVLELPPLRIPRPGNIVVKTLARIEWYLKEAVPLFVLGTLILFALDRLNLLGAMERAAEPVLSGLLGLPRETAEAFVIGFLRRDFGAAGLYHMAGAGQLTPAQVLVAVVTITLFIPCIANFFMMVKERGWKTGIAIASFIFPFALAVGTALNWLLRVFPLPLR
- a CDS encoding metal-dependent transcriptional regulator, which encodes MSHHKDLAGHEIEELAETLWHLEEGGTDRLEDLRRESDAADLDALLGRARELGLAEVADGGVILTAQGRELAERQVRRHRLAELLLSTVLEVGDEQAVERSACVMEHVLGAAVTDSVCAFLGHPKFCPHGRPIPSGRCCRSFSNAIEPLVQPLARLAVGSTARIVYIVPRDAERLVRLSTLGVVPGATLKLQQKAPATVLRIGETTLAVDPEISGEIFVKRFEE
- a CDS encoding tetratricopeptide repeat protein, coding for MRARAILFVLALAVWPLAPALAQGVSEAKGLVVDGDGNPVVGAEIVFTNFMPPNRVYTQKTDKKGRFWMPNLLHQPFDKSGLGKWRVTINADGYTTAKVKIESRHADRTLVADPFETKIRIGGLPVEVLISGLGQATVDFTLSKEALQEAPSKTAAVVEDPFDVARAKFQSGDYEGAVEPFQKAIEAKPEEAERRYLFAAALVRLDRLPEAEAQAARAAQLAPDKAGANLVLAEIYRKKGDNAKAWDAIEKEAKLAPENVGVLERVASLGSEMGKTDEAIVAAETLTRLKPDDPEGWITLGSLYAQKNELEKSERAFRKVVDLDPSNAAQTFYNIGAVLANKPDPSDADNRKIVEALRKAVELKPDYAAAHRELAYAFLRTGDSEGARKELERYLQLEPKASDAAEIQSVVKSLTKRK
- a CDS encoding polyphenol oxidase family protein, translated to MTGAFELEEVDGLLLVRCRALAAIPGILHAFSTAREGVSAGFDLGTAHAGDPSVQSRRERFLAAAGFVGCTAAIVRQVHGTRVVRASDTASEPEADGVAWHSGEPVGRIPAVRTADCVPILMAERRGRAAAALHAGWRGAAAGMASKAVEELAAGGIPPSDLVAALGPAILGCCYEIGWEVEEALGASVPAGRGGDVSRTDSRGRIKADLHATIRWQLVASGVPEGAIHCAPWCTRCRADLFHSYRRQGANAGRMMACIGPAVQAPRRGDP
- the yajC gene encoding preprotein translocase subunit YajC; this encodes MSPVLSGFLAAAPPPGAQPQPLWWTFGPVVLVFVIFYFLLIAPARKKQKRHQEMLNDLKPGDRVITQGGIHGTISGVSDAVVQLKIADQVKVEVDKRSITDKVQ